The following proteins are co-located in the Flammeovirga kamogawensis genome:
- a CDS encoding Do family serine endopeptidase yields the protein MKKQFLSMMSTSILGGIISVGIYSTVIEPESKTEIKSFDQPVTLAKYEASPARADYTVPEGMNFVNAAEKSTPAVVHIKTYLNPSSSRAPRNTPRLFHEFFSDPRSEGGQLGSGSGVILSADGYIATNNHVIDGADKIEVVLEDKHTFKATLVGTDPTTDLALLKVEYEDALPYLNFGNSDEIKIGEWVLAVGNPYELTSTVTAGIVSAKARNIGILRSKTGLSVESFIQTDAAVNPGNSGGALVDLNGNLIGINSAIASKTGSFTGYSFAIPSELVKKVMDDLRNYGAVQRALIGVQIAEVNQEIADEADLDKIAGVAIMGVTPQGAAEGAGIQEGDIIIKINNEDVNTVSELQEYIARKRPGDVVDVTVNRSGKNKVFNVKLKNTQNTTDIVSAPKNTAEAIEALNAEVQPLSEKKATQLGIDGGLEVTTIAPNSKLAKAGLREGFIILYVDREPITSIDDLGNALRGKRGGILLEGMYPNGEREYVGIGL from the coding sequence ATGAAAAAGCAATTTTTATCAATGATGTCTACCTCAATATTAGGTGGAATCATATCAGTTGGTATTTATAGTACCGTTATTGAACCTGAATCAAAAACAGAAATTAAGAGCTTCGATCAACCTGTTACATTAGCAAAATACGAGGCATCTCCTGCTAGAGCTGACTATACAGTTCCAGAAGGTATGAATTTTGTAAACGCTGCAGAAAAATCTACTCCTGCAGTTGTGCATATTAAAACCTATTTAAATCCATCTTCATCTAGGGCTCCAAGAAATACTCCTAGGTTATTTCATGAATTTTTTAGCGATCCTCGTTCTGAGGGTGGTCAACTAGGGTCTGGTTCTGGTGTAATTCTTTCTGCTGATGGATACATAGCAACCAACAACCACGTAATAGACGGAGCGGATAAAATCGAAGTAGTCTTAGAAGATAAACATACTTTTAAAGCTACGCTAGTTGGTACAGATCCTACTACAGACCTTGCTTTACTTAAAGTAGAATATGAAGATGCTTTACCTTATTTAAATTTTGGTAATTCTGATGAAATCAAAATAGGTGAATGGGTATTGGCTGTTGGAAACCCATACGAGTTAACTTCTACAGTAACTGCTGGGATTGTTAGTGCTAAAGCAAGAAACATTGGAATTCTTAGGTCTAAAACTGGCTTATCTGTAGAATCTTTTATTCAAACTGATGCAGCTGTAAACCCCGGTAATTCTGGTGGAGCTCTTGTAGACCTAAACGGTAATCTAATAGGAATTAACTCTGCCATTGCTTCTAAAACTGGTTCTTTTACTGGTTACTCTTTTGCTATTCCATCTGAGCTTGTAAAAAAAGTAATGGATGATTTACGTAATTATGGAGCTGTTCAAAGAGCATTAATTGGCGTGCAGATTGCTGAAGTAAATCAGGAAATTGCAGATGAAGCAGATTTAGATAAAATTGCTGGTGTTGCAATTATGGGAGTAACCCCACAAGGTGCTGCTGAAGGTGCTGGTATTCAGGAGGGAGATATCATTATTAAAATCAATAATGAAGATGTAAATACTGTTTCTGAATTGCAAGAGTATATTGCTAGAAAAAGACCAGGAGATGTTGTTGATGTTACAGTAAATAGAAGTGGAAAAAATAAAGTGTTTAATGTGAAATTAAAAAACACACAAAACACAACAGATATTGTTTCTGCTCCAAAAAATACTGCAGAAGCAATAGAAGCTTTAAATGCAGAAGTACAACCATTGTCAGAGAAAAAGGCTACTCAACTTGGAATTGATGGAGGGTTGGAAGTAACAACAATAGCTCCTAATAGTAAACTTGCTAAAGCAGGTTTAAGAGAAGGTTTCATAATTTTATATGTTGATAGGGAGCCAATCACCTCTATTGATGATTTAGGAAATGCTCTAAGAGGAAAACGTGGTGGTATACTTTTAGAAGGAATGTATCCTAATGGTGAAAGAGAATATGTTGGTATTGGGTTATAA
- a CDS encoding zinc-dependent peptidase, with product MHFTIALIIFILILLLIGYTLSKGRKTKTVSKEEFNASWRDILKEHVSFYNELNREQQSLFEQRILKFLNHVKITAVKTEINDLDKLLVASSAIIPIFGYPNWEYPNLNEVLIHDSHLNDTEFGLQAEDGYILGMVGTGKLEGKMLLSKGALREGFRNDNDKKNVGIHEFVHLIDMADGKIDGIPEVLLQKSYTLPWMNLMHQKIEEILNKDSDINPYGATNVQEFLTVTSEYFFERPNLLKKNHPELYENLALIFNQNMSEQEKLFETNKQEEVEIGRNDLCPCGSGKKYKKCHGKNNS from the coding sequence ATGCATTTCACTATTGCCTTAATTATTTTCATATTAATTCTCCTATTAATTGGATATACGCTTTCAAAAGGAAGAAAAACTAAAACTGTTAGTAAAGAAGAGTTTAATGCTTCTTGGAGAGATATTTTAAAAGAGCATGTTTCTTTTTATAATGAATTAAATAGAGAGCAACAAAGCCTTTTTGAACAGCGTATTTTAAAGTTTTTAAACCATGTAAAAATTACGGCTGTTAAAACAGAAATAAATGATCTAGACAAGCTATTAGTAGCATCTAGTGCTATTATTCCAATTTTTGGCTACCCAAATTGGGAGTATCCAAATTTAAACGAAGTGCTTATACATGATTCTCATTTAAATGATACTGAATTTGGACTTCAAGCTGAAGATGGATATATACTAGGAATGGTAGGCACAGGGAAATTAGAAGGTAAAATGTTACTTTCTAAAGGTGCGTTAAGAGAAGGATTTAGAAATGATAATGATAAAAAGAATGTTGGTATTCATGAGTTTGTTCATTTAATTGATATGGCCGATGGGAAAATTGATGGGATACCAGAGGTTCTTCTTCAAAAAAGCTACACACTACCATGGATGAATTTAATGCATCAGAAAATAGAAGAGATACTCAATAAAGATTCTGATATTAACCCGTATGGAGCTACTAACGTACAAGAATTTTTAACCGTTACTTCTGAATATTTCTTTGAGAGACCTAATTTATTAAAGAAAAATCACCCTGAATTGTATGAAAATCTTGCTCTCATTTTTAATCAAAATATGTCTGAACAAGAGAAACTATTTGAAACAAATAAGCAAGAAGAAGTTGAAATTGGTAGAAATGATTTATGCCCTTGTGGAAGTGGAAAAAAATATAAGAAATGTCATGGGAAAAATAATTCATAA
- a CDS encoding MFS transporter has protein sequence MRSNTLSNEKATSINLFDLSSIQMRTFHLSWMAFFLCFFGWFAHAPLMNSTIGPDLDLTKDQKIIAFIASVGVTIFARLGVGNLCDKIGPRKSYIYLLTFGAFVVSASAFVTTWEMYFVSRLAIGVIGASFVITQYHTSVMFAPNVVGIANATSAGWGNLGGGVTQIMMPLIASGMLAAGFADSELSKWRPAMFVPAVLMLVVAFLYWRFTTDCPKGNYEDLPEERPQAAKGEKSLFMSAASDKRVWILFAMYAGCFGMELFVNGRAATYYQTKFALSENMAGGIAALFGLMNLFARSMGGWLGDKFSRTGGLEGRVKWLVAVMIVEGMALVLFSRMDYLPFAITAMIGFSLFVQMAEGATYSVVPFINKKALGSVSGIVGAGGNVGAVIYAQYLLRSGSSLEECFLIYGVAVSVIGLLGLTIKFSEADERSAIEEQEKLEAFEASLQNENIAV, from the coding sequence ATGAGATCAAATACTTTATCAAATGAAAAAGCAACAAGTATTAACTTGTTTGACCTAAGTAGTATTCAAATGCGTACCTTCCATTTGAGTTGGATGGCATTTTTTCTTTGTTTCTTTGGATGGTTTGCTCATGCACCATTAATGAATTCAACAATAGGACCAGATTTAGATCTTACTAAAGATCAAAAAATTATAGCATTTATAGCTTCGGTAGGAGTTACAATTTTTGCAAGATTAGGGGTAGGTAACTTATGTGATAAGATTGGCCCAAGAAAAAGTTATATCTATTTACTTACTTTTGGGGCATTTGTAGTTTCAGCATCTGCATTTGTTACTACATGGGAAATGTATTTTGTTTCTCGTTTAGCAATTGGTGTAATAGGAGCTTCTTTTGTGATTACTCAATACCATACTTCGGTAATGTTTGCGCCAAATGTAGTTGGTATAGCTAATGCAACATCAGCAGGATGGGGTAATTTAGGTGGAGGTGTTACACAGATTATGATGCCATTAATTGCTTCAGGTATGTTAGCAGCTGGTTTTGCTGATTCTGAATTATCTAAATGGAGACCAGCAATGTTTGTACCTGCAGTCTTAATGTTAGTAGTAGCATTTTTATATTGGAGATTTACAACAGATTGTCCAAAAGGTAATTACGAAGATTTACCAGAAGAACGTCCTCAAGCAGCAAAAGGAGAAAAAAGTTTATTTATGTCTGCAGCAAGCGACAAAAGAGTTTGGATCTTATTTGCAATGTATGCAGGGTGTTTTGGAATGGAATTATTTGTAAACGGTAGAGCAGCAACATACTATCAAACAAAGTTTGCTCTATCAGAAAATATGGCTGGCGGTATTGCAGCATTATTTGGTTTAATGAATCTATTTGCTCGTTCAATGGGCGGATGGTTAGGTGATAAATTTTCGAGAACAGGAGGTTTGGAAGGTAGAGTGAAATGGTTAGTTGCTGTTATGATTGTAGAGGGAATGGCTTTGGTCCTTTTTTCAAGAATGGATTATCTACCATTCGCAATTACTGCAATGATTGGTTTTTCTTTATTTGTTCAAATGGCAGAAGGTGCTACCTATTCAGTTGTTCCATTTATTAATAAGAAGGCGTTAGGTTCTGTTTCAGGTATAGTTGGAGCAGGCGGAAATGTAGGTGCTGTAATCTATGCTCAATATTTATTAAGAAGTGGCTCAAGTTTAGAAGAGTGTTTCTTAATATACGGTGTAGCTGTATCAGTGATAGGCTTACTTGGTCTTACAATAAAATTCTCTGAAGCTGACGAAAGATCAGCAATAGAAGAACAAGAAAAATTAGAAGCGTTCGAAGCATCTCTTCAAAACGAAAATATAGCAGTTTAA
- a CDS encoding recombinase family protein: MSIFTYIRVSTVAQSKFQQQAKIKGKPFIDKCPVTLPFVERPRAKELLEILTAEDILHIGDIDKLGDNVHDIITALKALLSTKATVNFTKFGLEDSQANAGIQAVIAAFETMLNMKEYQVQEKTIEGIARAKAEGKYKGGKKGRKMNYDRWTERNKEVINRLKAGFTTQQISDETGVGKTQVSRVRKRLREIEQSNQKDIFEAEHKEELNIVG, from the coding sequence ATGTCAATTTTTACATATATACGTGTATCTACCGTCGCACAATCTAAATTTCAACAGCAAGCAAAAATAAAAGGAAAGCCTTTTATTGATAAATGCCCAGTAACATTGCCGTTTGTTGAAAGACCTAGAGCAAAAGAATTATTAGAAATTCTAACTGCAGAGGATATATTACATATTGGTGACATTGATAAGTTAGGAGATAATGTTCATGATATTATCACTGCTTTAAAAGCACTTCTTTCTACTAAAGCAACAGTCAACTTCACAAAGTTTGGTTTGGAAGATAGCCAAGCAAATGCAGGAATACAGGCAGTAATTGCTGCGTTTGAAACAATGCTTAACATGAAAGAATACCAAGTTCAGGAAAAAACTATTGAAGGTATTGCCAGAGCTAAAGCAGAAGGAAAATATAAAGGAGGTAAGAAGGGACGTAAAATGAATTATGATCGTTGGACGGAACGTAATAAAGAAGTTATAAATAGATTAAAGGCTGGTTTTACTACTCAGCAGATTTCGGACGAAACAGGAGTTGGTAAAACGCAGGTTTCTAGAGTTCGAAAAAGATTAAGAGAAATAGAACAAAGTAACCAAAAAGATATTTTTGAAGCCGAACATAAAGAAGAGTTAAATATTGTAGGCTAA
- a CDS encoding Crp/Fnr family transcriptional regulator: MNNNQVECVKCSNTNCIIKQNSHVNELKPFLDDKLTVYVKKGQPFILEGAPVHGLYFIYQGKTKVGKTGINGREQIVRLCNDGEIIGHRGFGIGQSYHISAVALEDTVLCNFSNNSISKMLQSVPELSYAMMLFYAEELNRSENKVRKIAQMTVREKVIDSILYINRKFGKTGAFLNIQLSRKEIADFAGTTDEQVIRVISALKKEGILKTEGKKIGILELEKLKKDIAEHNFFIDS, from the coding sequence ATGAATAATAATCAAGTTGAGTGTGTAAAGTGTTCCAATACAAACTGTATAATTAAACAAAATAGCCATGTTAATGAGTTAAAGCCTTTTCTTGATGATAAACTTACCGTTTATGTTAAGAAAGGACAACCATTTATTTTAGAAGGGGCACCAGTACATGGATTGTATTTTATATATCAGGGGAAAACCAAAGTTGGTAAAACTGGAATTAATGGTAGAGAACAAATTGTAAGATTATGCAATGATGGAGAAATAATTGGGCATAGAGGTTTTGGTATTGGGCAATCCTATCATATTAGTGCAGTTGCTTTAGAAGATACAGTTTTGTGCAATTTTTCAAATAATAGTATAAGTAAAATGTTACAATCTGTACCAGAGCTATCATACGCCATGATGCTATTTTATGCAGAGGAATTAAATAGAAGTGAAAACAAAGTTCGTAAAATTGCTCAAATGACGGTAAGGGAAAAGGTTATTGATAGCATTTTATATATAAACAGAAAGTTTGGGAAAACAGGGGCATTTCTAAATATTCAGTTATCAAGAAAAGAAATTGCAGATTTTGCAGGAACTACAGACGAACAAGTAATTAGAGTGATTTCAGCATTAAAAAAAGAAGGAATCTTAAAAACTGAAGGAAAGAAGATCGGTATTCTTGAATTAGAAAAGTTAAAGAAAGATATTGCTGAACATAACTTTTTTATAGATAGTTAG
- a CDS encoding outer membrane protein assembly factor BamB family protein → MIKICKLLLLTHLSSSLYGQTSLVWEFRTEDRVYSSPVVDDSNIYIGSNDSCLYVLGKEKGQLKWKFKTEGEVKSRPLLYQNTVIINSTDGAIYAINKQNSELQWVFKTEGEQRKDIWDYFLSSPVIENGKLVVGSGDGYVYSLNPKNGKLIWKYKTDGIVHATPLLHDNKVFIGSFDGYFYSLNAENGHLIWKFKTVGDAYFPQGEIQKGATLYNNSVIFGSRDYNIYALNSESGRGVWNYKEKGSWVIATPLVIDDKIYVGTSDSHRFCSLSAIDGSEISSYPLNMRVYGSGIQHENDIYFGCFNGKLYQIGQSKGKLKEIFRTSGSKKNYSVVYNDKDEFKTGFELYGEDFKEAEKKILDLGAILSTPFIDNGIIYFGDANGVVYALKLDENSM, encoded by the coding sequence ATGATCAAAATTTGTAAACTACTACTACTTACTCATCTTTCCTCTTCTCTTTATGGACAAACTTCTTTGGTATGGGAGTTTAGAACCGAAGATAGAGTGTATTCATCACCTGTTGTTGATGATAGCAACATTTATATAGGGAGTAACGACTCTTGCCTTTACGTTCTTGGTAAAGAAAAAGGTCAGTTGAAATGGAAATTTAAAACCGAAGGCGAAGTCAAGTCACGGCCTTTACTTTATCAAAACACTGTGATTATTAACAGCACAGATGGGGCTATTTATGCAATCAATAAACAGAATTCTGAACTACAATGGGTATTTAAAACAGAAGGTGAACAACGTAAAGATATATGGGATTATTTTCTTTCATCACCAGTTATTGAAAATGGAAAATTAGTAGTAGGAAGTGGTGATGGGTATGTTTATTCCTTAAACCCCAAGAATGGCAAATTAATCTGGAAATATAAAACAGATGGGATTGTACATGCTACTCCACTGCTTCATGATAATAAAGTTTTTATCGGAAGTTTTGATGGTTATTTCTATTCTCTTAATGCTGAAAATGGGCATCTAATTTGGAAATTTAAGACTGTTGGTGATGCTTATTTTCCTCAGGGTGAAATTCAGAAAGGTGCTACACTATATAATAATTCTGTGATTTTTGGAAGTAGAGATTATAATATTTATGCTTTAAATAGTGAGTCGGGTCGAGGAGTTTGGAACTACAAAGAAAAAGGAAGTTGGGTGATTGCTACTCCATTAGTAATTGATGATAAAATTTATGTTGGCACTTCAGATTCACATCGTTTTTGTAGTCTTTCTGCTATTGATGGGAGTGAAATATCTTCTTACCCTTTAAATATGCGTGTTTACGGTTCAGGTATTCAACATGAAAACGATATCTATTTTGGTTGCTTTAATGGTAAGCTTTATCAAATAGGTCAATCAAAAGGAAAACTAAAAGAGATTTTTCGGACGAGTGGAAGTAAGAAAAATTATTCTGTAGTGTACAATGATAAAGATGAATTTAAAACAGGTTTTGAATTATACGGTGAAGACTTTAAGGAGGCAGAAAAGAAAATTCTTGATTTAGGAGCTATTTTATCAACTCCATTTATTGATAATGGAATCATTTATTTTGGTGATGCAAATGGAGTTGTTTATGCATTGAAACTTGATGAAAATTCAATGTAG
- a CDS encoding outer membrane beta-barrel protein — MKKTIIVALFLAMCSTAFAQDKKFSIGFGLGGSFASSKFEDVKQKGAGVNGFLNFYYNVNSKLSLGLEYNGATIVIKPEDDMGINFEATGLSSFSAKGLYHFSENKVRPYAGIGLGLYNVSPGKIGSGENFIEFEKASSFGFAPEVGLKLGWFQIAALYHMIPSVSFSDDYNPSYNNFEIRIAANIGLVSN; from the coding sequence ATGAAAAAGACTATAATCGTCGCTCTATTCTTAGCAATGTGTTCAACTGCATTTGCTCAAGATAAAAAATTCTCAATCGGATTTGGTTTAGGAGGTTCTTTCGCTTCTTCAAAATTTGAAGATGTTAAACAAAAAGGTGCAGGTGTCAACGGATTCTTGAATTTCTATTATAATGTAAATTCTAAATTATCTTTAGGATTAGAATATAATGGTGCTACAATTGTAATTAAGCCTGAAGATGACATGGGTATTAATTTCGAAGCTACAGGACTTTCTTCTTTCTCAGCAAAAGGTTTATACCATTTTAGCGAAAATAAAGTAAGACCTTATGCTGGTATCGGTTTAGGTTTATATAATGTTAGCCCAGGTAAGATTGGTAGCGGAGAGAATTTCATTGAATTTGAAAAAGCAAGTTCTTTTGGTTTTGCACCAGAAGTAGGTCTGAAATTAGGTTGGTTCCAAATTGCAGCACTTTATCACATGATCCCAAGCGTATCATTCTCTGATGATTACAATCCAAGTTATAACAACTTTGAAATTAGAATTGCAGCTAACATCGGCTTAGTATCAAACTAA
- a CDS encoding group III truncated hemoglobin, with the protein MEQIQNRNDVNKIVLSFYGRVRKDEVLGPIFNTAIHEEKWPEHLEKLTDFWYSNLFGVRTFSGNPVQAHIKTDNMMNNTMGPEHFERWLTLWFSTIESLFEGELAEKAKQVAYNIAQRQLMIVRSAR; encoded by the coding sequence ATGGAACAAATTCAAAATAGAAATGATGTCAATAAAATAGTGCTTTCTTTTTATGGTAGAGTACGAAAAGATGAAGTCTTAGGACCAATTTTCAATACTGCAATCCATGAAGAAAAATGGCCCGAACATCTAGAAAAATTAACTGATTTCTGGTATTCAAATCTATTTGGGGTGAGAACTTTTAGTGGCAACCCAGTACAAGCACATATAAAAACAGATAATATGATGAATAATACTATGGGCCCTGAGCATTTTGAAAGGTGGTTAACACTCTGGTTCTCAACAATAGAATCTTTATTTGAAGGTGAACTAGCAGAAAAAGCAAAGCAAGTGGCTTATAATATCGCTCAAAGACAGTTGATGATTGTACGTTCTGCACGATAG